In Thermospira aquatica, the following proteins share a genomic window:
- the ispD gene encoding 2-C-methyl-D-erythritol 4-phosphate cytidylyltransferase — MNPVKRGVILLAGGVGSRFGAEKPKQFVELLGRPILDYSLDVFSKESDVVCVVSHPDWIDELYTLPHWREDILIAHGGKTRQESVYSGLQTLAQVSPEVVAIHDGARPLVSPNLIRTGWEKLKEGKAAIPVLPVHQTVAYVHHARISHYIDRTNLVIIQTPQFFHFETIYKAHQKARENGITDTTDDSQLLQKEGISVDIFNGELWNIKITTPEDILLAQTYLQQGEII; from the coding sequence ATGAATCCCGTGAAACGGGGTGTAATCCTTCTTGCTGGTGGTGTTGGAAGCCGTTTTGGTGCAGAAAAACCAAAACAATTTGTTGAACTTTTAGGAAGGCCCATTTTAGATTACAGTCTTGACGTATTTTCAAAAGAGAGTGATGTTGTCTGTGTGGTTTCGCATCCTGATTGGATAGATGAGTTGTACACTCTGCCCCATTGGAGGGAGGATATCCTCATTGCCCACGGAGGGAAAACCCGTCAGGAATCTGTATACTCTGGTCTTCAAACACTGGCCCAGGTCTCTCCTGAGGTTGTTGCCATCCATGATGGAGCCCGCCCTCTTGTCTCACCGAATCTCATCCGAACAGGATGGGAAAAACTCAAAGAAGGGAAAGCGGCTATTCCTGTGCTTCCGGTTCATCAAACGGTTGCCTATGTCCACCATGCCAGAATCTCTCATTACATTGATAGAACCAATCTCGTTATCATCCAGACCCCTCAATTTTTTCATTTTGAGACCATCTACAAAGCCCATCAAAAAGCTCGAGAGAACGGCATCACTGACACGACGGATGATAGTCAATTACTTCAGAAAGAAGGCATTTCTGTCGATATATTTAATGGTGAGCTATGGAATATCAAAATTACCACTCCTGAAGACATTCTCCTGGCTCAAACCTACCTACAACAAGGAGAGATCATATGA
- the secG gene encoding preprotein translocase subunit SecG: MTAFLSGLLFFIFVVDVLLLIPVVLMQSGSGAQAGLFGSDFAAGAFGAKTSEVLVSFTKWLVAIFFISSLGLAYLHLPRTPKVPPAVTSTEQAPAAETPAPLPAENTLPPQQ, translated from the coding sequence ATGACGGCTTTTCTCAGCGGGTTACTTTTTTTTATTTTCGTGGTAGATGTTCTTCTCCTCATTCCTGTCGTTCTTATGCAATCGGGAAGTGGGGCTCAGGCTGGACTCTTTGGGAGTGATTTTGCAGCCGGGGCTTTTGGTGCCAAAACGAGTGAAGTACTGGTAAGCTTTACCAAGTGGCTTGTAGCTATCTTTTTTATTTCTTCTCTTGGACTTGCCTACCTTCATCTCCCAAGAACCCCCAAAGTTCCTCCTGCTGTCACTTCAACTGAGCAAGCCCCTGCAGCAGAAACTCCGGCTCCCCTCCCTGCTGAAAACACTCTTCCCCCTCAGCAGTAA